A stretch of the Notamacropus eugenii isolate mMacEug1 chromosome 2, mMacEug1.pri_v2, whole genome shotgun sequence genome encodes the following:
- the PHRF1 gene encoding PHD and RING finger domain-containing protein 1 isoform X5, which yields MDPPNGWRRRGHPGSRLSVLPGRERAGGEGDGDGDGDGGDLGGRGQGLVGQQEPGRSQWEREPDRAGVGHGGAGAAPWSGRPRCPAMDDDSQDELINRNAAARGGRARGPVVSEADDSSDVGPSGESGEDTGSEEDGDDGEEGSDWYSPQDDEDSVEEQEVERPKAQPALPARAGGNSEEDAESCPICLNVFRDQVVGTPESCAHYFCLDCIVEWSKNANSCPVDRILFNWICIRARFGGKVLKKIPVESKKACRAEEDEEDPTFCEVCGRSDREDRLLLCDGCDAGYHMECLNPSLSEVPVNEWFCPECVATAAPAVPPAATTDVEPVSEEEVALLLVDVVPTTSRLRPSVGRTRAIARTRQSERVRATVNRNRISTARRIQQVPRYLMSSLLDETIEAVASGLSTAVYHRPLTPRTPVRRKRKTGRRRKASGRKRAPSKSSARSKTSGTRPKRRKSRVKKRKGQGSRVKTEITARSRIARTLGLGKPLRSASIPSVYKPVEPSLGLLRADIGAASLSLFGDPDELDPCDSSEELPANQVSPLSTKRQILSQSALRSHQPVARPISVGLSRRSVPVSVPEQDVEVTPVPDLLGSILSGQNLLMMSGSDVVINRDGSLTARKAAPISLQRSSAAKSQEDGEARNRGSIQPRTLQSGTSATQLSSDVSEHLGLNSYGGAATSILSASSSSCLGALEKSVSPSSSVPRKAAVKLEYSMTPRPVQTQNLASRNKLGLKPNEPPQLNGDNKRPVSVTSESPKILKRTAIGQPLPPAPRRINISELPRIPKMKREGGSGSDGHVDSIPTGGNGADIPSSCINRLTGREGTGQPARGGRIENKPSSRDSQEPKTHSSGGSGGGGGGSCTSASGPGSHSSLAPFGPSRGKGLGSSFESFRINIPGNTAHASRLPNPGFCNTFRPVDNKVQRKENPSPLFSIKKTKQIKSEIYDPFDPTGSDSSSPSSSPERLGASLLPSEITRTISVDSPKIPTFQTVRCVTSYTVENVFGSGSEPCDGPSSSHPERISTGTSDLEKMEEEEEPSNSPCASTTIQRRLSEREPLEADGRERRSTFFDSEERTVTCVTIEPTSPSEEEEEEDRPLATTHRIVEIHSPSRSGSNSSSRSRKKAKRKKTSTKEYKKTRSHSRSRSHSRERSSRSTSWSVEEDYAKKHRFKAKPRRSSSDRSSSHDRAKKKRAKDKSKEKRKGPWSRDRRKSRSRSGSPGSSSYEVCESRKKRRRRSSSRGRGREGSRSSSTERARRHKHRRQKSFERYEKKERSSRPRDRRSSRSRSRERRKWRSRSPSASRSREHKRARSREKRPRSRSHSRDRKQPGKDTSPPPLQEKEAKAAEESNPPKLSVPGQAGTSQVDGPQAPPATEEMVPEAEAPTQSEAPEEVIADDLDYGETVEAEHIFDDFSSDAVFIQLDDMSSPPSPESSDSSPERGFLLPPALPAGSGQCSVSLGPIAAAKCEAPPEPLAPSEGPPEEALHSQGTLENQAGEMMTVEEEEGPVVSEEVIEATESEMEVVSQIPSLKSKALVKRVTWNLQEEEDSIVGPEPEPRAPFYKLPRSLEGTWKAEDSNSSLNQVYSPNMTLPPTLPPSLPPYAPVSQPTVRFIMQGSLPLVGCGAGQSLAPEPAMLTAASEPGSQALASGDVDEKITPKPAAAEKAKNEEYMKKLHVQERAVEEVKLAIKPFYQKREITKDEYKDILRKAVQKICHSKSGEINPMKVANLVKAYVEKYKHMRKHKKAAEPEEEPHEAEN from the exons ATGGATCCGCCCAACGGGTGGCGAAGGCGGGGACACCCCGGAAGTAGGCTCAGTGTGCTTCCGGGTCGTGAGCGCGCTGGAGGCGAAGGCGACGGCGACGGCGACGGCGACGGCGGGGATCTGGGCGGCCGCGGCCAGGGCCTAGTTGGGCAGCAGGAGCCGGGGCGGAGCCAGTGGGAGCGGGAGCCGGACCGGGCCGGAGTAGGGCACGGCGGAGCTGGGGCAGCACCGTGGTCG GGCCGCCCCCGATGTCCAGCCATGGATGACGACAGCCAGGACGAGCTCATCAACAGGAATGCGGCGGCCCGAGGAGGCCGGGCCCGAGGCCCGGTGGTCAGCGAGGCGG ATGACAGCAGTGATGTGGGGCCCAGCGGAGAATCCGGGGAAGACACTGGGAGCGAGGAGGATGGAGATGATGGGGAGGAAGGCTCGG ACTGGTACAGCCCCCAGGACGATGAGGACTCGGTGGAGGAGCAGGAGGTGGAGCGCCCCAAAGCCCAGCCGGCCCTCCCCGCTAGGGCCGGGGGCAACTCCGAGGAGGACGCCGAGAGCTGCCCCATCTGCCTCAACGTGTTTCGGGACCAGGTGGTGGGCACCCCGGAGAGTTGTGCCCACTACTTCTGCCTGGACTGCATAGTGGAGTGGTCTAAG AATGCTAATTCCTGCCCTGTGGATCGCATCCTCTTTAACTGGATTTGCATCCGGGCAAGATTTGGTGGCAAGGTCCTGAAAAAG ATTCCCGTGGAGAGTAAGAAGGCCTGTCGGGctgaggaggatgaggaagatcCCACCTTTTGTGAAGTGTGTGGTCGGAGTGACCGAGAGGATCGGCTGCTCCTCTGTGACGGCTGCGATGCTGG GTACCACATGGAGTGTTTGAACCCCTCCCTGAGCGAGGTGCCTGTTAATGAGTGGTTTTGTCCTGAATGCGTTGCCACAGCTGCCCCAGCGGTGCCCCCTGCTGCCACCACCG ACGTGGAACCTGTGAGTGAGGAGGAGGTGGCCTTGCTCCTGGTTGATGTGGTCCCCACCACCAGCCGATTGCGCCCCAGTGTGGGCCGGACTCGAGCTATTGCCAGGACTCGCCAGAGTGAGAGGGTGAGAGCCACCGTGAACCGAAACCGAATCTCCACGGCCCGGAGAATTCAG CAGGTCCCCAGGTACCTTATGTCATCCCTCCTGGATGAAACCATCGAGGCTGTGGCCTCTGGCCTGAGCACTGCTGTGTATCACCGGCCTTTGACTCCTCGGACCCCAGTCAGACGGAAGAGAAAGACAG ggagaaggaggaaagcgTCTGGGAGAAAGAGAGCACCATCCAAATCGTCAGCACGAAGCAAGACTTCTGGGACACGGCCCAAGAGACGCAAGTCCCgagtgaagaaaaggaaagggcaggGAAGCCGG GTGAAAACTGAAATCACTGCTCGTTCTCGCATCGCCAGGACGCTAGGCCTCGGGAAACCCTTGCGCAGTGCCTCCATCCCTTCCGTGTATAAGCCGGTTGAGCCCTCCCTGGGCTTGCTGCGAGCAGACATTGGAGCAGCTTCCTTGTCTCTGTTTGGAGATCCTGATGAGCTGGACCCCTGTGATAG TAGTGAAGAGCTCCCAGCAAACCAGGTGTCTCCTCTGAGCACCAAGAGGCAGATTCTTTCCCAGTCGGCCCTCAGATCTCATCAGCCTGTGGCTAGACCCATTTCTGTGGGACTTTCCAG AAGGAGTGTTCCTGTTTCGGTACCTGAGCAAGATGTGGAGGTGACTCCTGTCCCAGACCTCTTGGGGAGCATCCTGTCTGGGCAGAATCTCTTAATGATGAGTGGCTCCGATGTGGTCATCAATCGAGATGGTTCTCTCACAGCTCGGAAGGCAG ccCCGATTTCCTTGCAGAGAAGCTCGGCTGCTAAGTCCCAGGAAGATGGAGAGGCCAGGAACAGGGGTAGTATCCAGCCCAGGACCTTGCAGTCGGGGACTTCAGCCACCCAACTCAGTTCAGATGTTTCTGAGCATTTGGGCTTGAACTCATATGGGGGGGCTGCCACCAGTATActctctgcttcctcctcttcctgcctTGGGGCATTAGAGAAGTCTGTGAGCCCTTCCTCAAGTGTGCCCAGAAAGGCAGCTGTGAAATTAGAATATTCAATGACCCCTCGCCCAGTTCAGACACAGAACTTGGCAAGTAGGAACAAACTAGGTTTAAAACCAAATGAACCACCTCAGCTGAACGGAGACAACAAACGTCCTGTGTCGGTGACATCTGAGTCCCCTAAGATTTTGAAAAGGACAGCGATAGGACAGCCCCTCCCACCAGCCCCTAGGAGGATCAACATCTCAGAGCTTCCCAGGATACCAAAGATGAAGAGAGAAGGTGGCAGTGGCAGCGATGGCCATGTGGATTCCATACCCACAGGTGGCAATGGCGCAGACATCCCCAGCTCCTGCATCAACCGGCTGACTGGCCGGGAAGGCACAGGCCAGCCTGCCCGAGGGGGTCGCATTGAGAACAAGCCCAGCAGCCGTGACTCCCAGGAGCCCAAGACGCACTCGAGTGGCGGGAGTGGCGGGGGTGGCGGCGGCTCCTGCACCAGTGCCAGTGGCCCTGGCTCCCACAGTAGTCTTGCTCCATTTGGACCATCCCGAGGCAAGGGTCTGGGCTCCTCCTTCGAAAGCTTTAGAATTAACATCCCAGGGAACACGGCACATGCCAGCAGGCTCCCAAACCCTGGCTTCTGTAACACTTTCCGGCCAGTTGACAATAAGGTCCAGCGTAAGGAGAACCCTTCGCCCCTTTTCTCAATCAAGAAAACCAAGCAGATAAAAAGTGAAATCTATGACCCTTTTGACCCCACAGGGTCAGATTCAAGCTCTCCCAGCAGCAGTCCTGAAAGGCTTGGTGCAAGCCTCCTGCCCTCCGAGATCACCCGCACCATCTCCGTGGACAGTCCAAAGATCCCAACCTTCCAGACTGTCCGCTGTGTGACCTCATACACAGTAGAGAATGTCTTTGGGTCAGGCTCTGAGCCATGCGATGGGCCTTCCTCTAGCCACCCTGAGCGGATCTCCACAGGCACATCTGACctggagaagatggaggaagaggaggagcccAGCAATAGCCCCTGTGCTTCCACCACAATACAACGGCGACTGTCAGAGCGGGAGCCTTTGGAAGCAGATGGGCGTGAGCGTCGCAGCACCTTCTTTGACTCAGAGGAGCGAACCGTGACCTGTGTGACCATCGAACCCACCTCACcctcagaggaggaggaggaagaggaccgGCCGCTAGCCACCACTCACAGAATTGTTGAGATTCATTCCCCTTCTCGGTCAGGCTCTAACTCAAGCTCACGCAGCCGCAAAAAAGCCAAGCGGAAAAAAACATCCACCAAGGAGTACAAGAAAACTCGGTCCCATTCTCGTTCACGGTCTCACTCCCGGGAGAGAAGTTCACGGTCCACCTCCTGGTCAGTCGAGGAGGACTATGCGAAAAAGCACCGGTTCAAGGCCAAGCCACGGAGGTCATCCAGTGACCGCTCCAGCAGCCACGACAGAGCCAAGAAGAAGCGAGCCAAGGACAAGagcaaggagaagaggaagggccCATGGTCCCGGGACCGCCGAAAGTCACGGTCACGCTCAGGGAGTCCTGGCAGTTCTTCTTACGAAGTGTGTGAGAGCCgcaaaaagaggaggaggaggtcgAGCTCCCGCGGCCGGGGCCGAGAGGGCTCACGATCCAGCAGCACTGAGAGAGCCCGGAGGCACAAGCATCGGAGACAGAAGAGCTTTGAACGCTacgagaaaaaggagaggagctCCCGGCCCCGAGACAGGAGGAGCTCCCGCTCACgatcaagggaaaggagaaaatggaggtccCGTTCTCCCTCGGCCTCCAGGTCTAGAGAGCACAAGAGGGCCAGATCCAGGGAAAAGCGGCCCCGCTCTCGTTCCCATTCCAGGGACAGGAAGCAGCCCGGGAAAGACACGTCTCCACCGCCTCTACAGGAGAAGGAGGCCAAGGCAGCTGAGGAGAGCAACCCCCCCAAGCTGTCAGTCCCAGGCCAGGCCGGTACCAGCCAGGTCGATGGGCCACAGGCCCCCCCAGCTACAGAAGAGATGGTGCCCGAAGCCGAAGCCCCAACCCAATCTGAGGCGCCCGAAGAGGTCATTGCTGATGACCTGGACTACGGGGAGACTGTGGAGGCGGAGCACATCTTTGACGACTTCTCCAGTGATGCAGTCTTCATTCAGTTGGATGATATGAGCTCCCCCCCTTCCCCGGAAAGCTCGGATTCCTCCCCTGAGAGGGGCTTCTTGCTTCCCCCAGCTCTGCCTGCGGGCAGTGGCCAGTGCAGCGTAAGCCTCGGACCAATCGCTGCTGCCAAATGCGAGGCTCCCCCTGAACCTCTAGCGCCCTCAGAGGGCCCCCCAGAGGAGGCCCTTCACTCCCAGGGCACCCTCGAGAACCAGGCTGGGGAGATGATGACGGTGGAAGAAGAGGAAGGCCCTGTGGTCAGTGAAGAGGTCATCGAGGCCACGGAATCTGAGATGGAAGTCGTTTCCCAAATCCCTTCGCTGAAATCGAAAGCTTTGGTGAAGAGGGTGACTTGGAACCTCCAGGAGGAAGAGGACAGCATAGTGGGCCCAGAGCCTGAGCCAA GGGCCCCGTTCTACAAGTTGCCAAGATCCCTGGAAGGGACCTGGAAAGCCGAGGATTCGAACTCCAGTCTAAATCAG GTTTACAGCCCCAACATGACTCTGCCCCCGACTCTGCCCCCGAGCTTGCCGCCCTACGCACCAGTCAGCCAGCCCACCGTCCGGTTTATCATGCAGGGCAGCCTGCCCCTTGTGGGCTGCGGGGCAGGACAGAGCCTGGCCCCAGAGCCAGCCATGCTGACTGCAGCCTCCGAGCCAGGCAGCCAGGCTCTGGCCTCAGGAGACGTGGACGAGAAGATTACACCCAAGCCTGCGGCGgctgagaaagcaaaaaatgaaGAG TACATGAAAAAGCTGCACGTGCAGGAGCGGGCAGTGGAGGAGGTGAAGCTGGCCATCAAGCCCTTCTACCAGAAGCGCGAGATCACCAAGGATGAGTATAAGGACATCCTGCGCAAAGCTGTGCAAAAG ATCTGTCACAGCAAAAGTGGGGAGATCAACCCCATGAAAGTGGCGAACCTGGTCAAGGCCTACGTGGAGAAGTACAAACACATGAGGAAACACAAGAAGGCAGCAGAGCCCGAAGAGGAGCCCCATGAAGCAGAGAACTGA
- the PHRF1 gene encoding PHD and RING finger domain-containing protein 1 isoform X1, translated as MDPPNGWRRRGHPGSRLSVLPGRERAGGEGDGDGDGDGGDLGGRGQGLVGQQEPGRSQWEREPDRAGVGHGGAGAAPWSGRPRCPAMDDDSQDELINRNAAARGGRARGPVVSEADDSSDVGPSGESGEDTGSEEDGDDGEEGSDWYSPQDDEDSVEEQEVERPKAQPALPARAGGNSEEDAESCPICLNVFRDQVVGTPESCAHYFCLDCIVEWSKNANSCPVDRILFNWICIRARFGGKVLKKIPVESKKACRAEEDEEDPTFCEVCGRSDREDRLLLCDGCDAGYHMECLNPSLSEVPVNEWFCPECVATAAPAVPPAATTDVEPVSEEEVALLLVDVVPTTSRLRPSVGRTRAIARTRQSERVRATVNRNRISTARRIQQVPRYLMSSLLDETIEAVASGLSTAVYHRPLTPRTPVRRKRKTGRRRKASGRKRAPSKSSARSKTSGTRPKRRKSRVKKRKGQGSRVKTEITARSRIARTLGLGKPLRSASIPSVYKPVEPSLGLLRADIGAASLSLFGDPDELDPCDSSEELPANQVSPLSTKRQILSQSALRSHQPVARPISVGLSRRSVPVSVPEQDVEVTPVPDLLGSILSGQNLLMMSGSDVVINRDGSLTARKAAPISLQRSSAAKSQEDGEARNRGSIQPRTLQSGTSATQLSSDVSEHLGLNSYGGAATSILSASSSSCLGALEKSVSPSSSVPRKAAVKLEYSMTPRPVQTQNLASRNKLGLKPNEPPQLNGDNKRPVSVTSESPKILKRTAIGQPLPPAPRRINISELPRIPKMKREGGSGSDGHVDSIPTGGNGADIPSSCINRLTGREGTGQPARGGRIENKPSSRDSQEPKTHSSGGSGGGGGGSCTSASGPGSHSSLAPFGPSRGKGLGSSFESFRINIPGNTAHASRLPNPGFCNTFRPVDNKVQRKENPSPLFSIKKTKQIKSEIYDPFDPTGSDSSSPSSSPERLGASLLPSEITRTISVDSPKIPTFQTVRCVTSYTVENVFGSGSEPCDGPSSSHPERISTGTSDLEKMEEEEEPSNSPCASTTIQRRLSEREPLEADGRERRSTFFDSEERTVTCVTIEPTSPSEEEEEEDRPLATTHRIVEIHSPSRSGSNSSSRSRKKAKRKKTSTKEYKKTRSHSRSRSHSRERSSRSTSWSVEEDYAKKHRFKAKPRRSSSDRSSSHDRAKKKRAKDKSKEKRKGPWSRDRRKSRSRSGSPGSSSYEVCESRKKRRRRSSSRGRGREGSRSSSTERARRHKHRRQKSFERYEKKERSSRPRDRRSSRSRSRERRKWRSRSPSASRSREHKRARSREKRPRSRSHSRDRKQPGKDTSPPPLQEKEAKAAEESNPPKLSVPGQAGTSQVDGPQAPPATEEMVPEAEAPTQSEAPEEVIADDLDYGETVEAEHIFDDFSSDAVFIQLDDMSSPPSPESSDSSPERGFLLPPALPAGSGQCSVSLGPIAAAKCEAPPEPLAPSEGPPEEALHSQGTLENQAGEMMTVEEEEGPVVSEEVIEATESEMEVVSQIPSLKSKALVKRVTWNLQEEEDSIVGPEPEPRAPFYKLPRSLEGTWKAEDSNSSLNQVQSREPPPTNYMVAEPMFPDLDCSQVYSPNMTLPPTLPPSLPPYAPVSQPTVRFIMQGSLPLVGCGAGQSLAPEPAMLTAASEPGSQALASGDVDEKITPKPAAAEKAKNEEYMKKLHVQERAVEEVKLAIKPFYQKREITKDEYKDILRKAVQKICHSKSGEINPMKVANLVKAYVEKYKHMRKHKKAAEPEEEPHEAEN; from the exons ATGGATCCGCCCAACGGGTGGCGAAGGCGGGGACACCCCGGAAGTAGGCTCAGTGTGCTTCCGGGTCGTGAGCGCGCTGGAGGCGAAGGCGACGGCGACGGCGACGGCGACGGCGGGGATCTGGGCGGCCGCGGCCAGGGCCTAGTTGGGCAGCAGGAGCCGGGGCGGAGCCAGTGGGAGCGGGAGCCGGACCGGGCCGGAGTAGGGCACGGCGGAGCTGGGGCAGCACCGTGGTCG GGCCGCCCCCGATGTCCAGCCATGGATGACGACAGCCAGGACGAGCTCATCAACAGGAATGCGGCGGCCCGAGGAGGCCGGGCCCGAGGCCCGGTGGTCAGCGAGGCGG ATGACAGCAGTGATGTGGGGCCCAGCGGAGAATCCGGGGAAGACACTGGGAGCGAGGAGGATGGAGATGATGGGGAGGAAGGCTCGG ACTGGTACAGCCCCCAGGACGATGAGGACTCGGTGGAGGAGCAGGAGGTGGAGCGCCCCAAAGCCCAGCCGGCCCTCCCCGCTAGGGCCGGGGGCAACTCCGAGGAGGACGCCGAGAGCTGCCCCATCTGCCTCAACGTGTTTCGGGACCAGGTGGTGGGCACCCCGGAGAGTTGTGCCCACTACTTCTGCCTGGACTGCATAGTGGAGTGGTCTAAG AATGCTAATTCCTGCCCTGTGGATCGCATCCTCTTTAACTGGATTTGCATCCGGGCAAGATTTGGTGGCAAGGTCCTGAAAAAG ATTCCCGTGGAGAGTAAGAAGGCCTGTCGGGctgaggaggatgaggaagatcCCACCTTTTGTGAAGTGTGTGGTCGGAGTGACCGAGAGGATCGGCTGCTCCTCTGTGACGGCTGCGATGCTGG GTACCACATGGAGTGTTTGAACCCCTCCCTGAGCGAGGTGCCTGTTAATGAGTGGTTTTGTCCTGAATGCGTTGCCACAGCTGCCCCAGCGGTGCCCCCTGCTGCCACCACCG ACGTGGAACCTGTGAGTGAGGAGGAGGTGGCCTTGCTCCTGGTTGATGTGGTCCCCACCACCAGCCGATTGCGCCCCAGTGTGGGCCGGACTCGAGCTATTGCCAGGACTCGCCAGAGTGAGAGGGTGAGAGCCACCGTGAACCGAAACCGAATCTCCACGGCCCGGAGAATTCAG CAGGTCCCCAGGTACCTTATGTCATCCCTCCTGGATGAAACCATCGAGGCTGTGGCCTCTGGCCTGAGCACTGCTGTGTATCACCGGCCTTTGACTCCTCGGACCCCAGTCAGACGGAAGAGAAAGACAG ggagaaggaggaaagcgTCTGGGAGAAAGAGAGCACCATCCAAATCGTCAGCACGAAGCAAGACTTCTGGGACACGGCCCAAGAGACGCAAGTCCCgagtgaagaaaaggaaagggcaggGAAGCCGG GTGAAAACTGAAATCACTGCTCGTTCTCGCATCGCCAGGACGCTAGGCCTCGGGAAACCCTTGCGCAGTGCCTCCATCCCTTCCGTGTATAAGCCGGTTGAGCCCTCCCTGGGCTTGCTGCGAGCAGACATTGGAGCAGCTTCCTTGTCTCTGTTTGGAGATCCTGATGAGCTGGACCCCTGTGATAG TAGTGAAGAGCTCCCAGCAAACCAGGTGTCTCCTCTGAGCACCAAGAGGCAGATTCTTTCCCAGTCGGCCCTCAGATCTCATCAGCCTGTGGCTAGACCCATTTCTGTGGGACTTTCCAG AAGGAGTGTTCCTGTTTCGGTACCTGAGCAAGATGTGGAGGTGACTCCTGTCCCAGACCTCTTGGGGAGCATCCTGTCTGGGCAGAATCTCTTAATGATGAGTGGCTCCGATGTGGTCATCAATCGAGATGGTTCTCTCACAGCTCGGAAGGCAG ccCCGATTTCCTTGCAGAGAAGCTCGGCTGCTAAGTCCCAGGAAGATGGAGAGGCCAGGAACAGGGGTAGTATCCAGCCCAGGACCTTGCAGTCGGGGACTTCAGCCACCCAACTCAGTTCAGATGTTTCTGAGCATTTGGGCTTGAACTCATATGGGGGGGCTGCCACCAGTATActctctgcttcctcctcttcctgcctTGGGGCATTAGAGAAGTCTGTGAGCCCTTCCTCAAGTGTGCCCAGAAAGGCAGCTGTGAAATTAGAATATTCAATGACCCCTCGCCCAGTTCAGACACAGAACTTGGCAAGTAGGAACAAACTAGGTTTAAAACCAAATGAACCACCTCAGCTGAACGGAGACAACAAACGTCCTGTGTCGGTGACATCTGAGTCCCCTAAGATTTTGAAAAGGACAGCGATAGGACAGCCCCTCCCACCAGCCCCTAGGAGGATCAACATCTCAGAGCTTCCCAGGATACCAAAGATGAAGAGAGAAGGTGGCAGTGGCAGCGATGGCCATGTGGATTCCATACCCACAGGTGGCAATGGCGCAGACATCCCCAGCTCCTGCATCAACCGGCTGACTGGCCGGGAAGGCACAGGCCAGCCTGCCCGAGGGGGTCGCATTGAGAACAAGCCCAGCAGCCGTGACTCCCAGGAGCCCAAGACGCACTCGAGTGGCGGGAGTGGCGGGGGTGGCGGCGGCTCCTGCACCAGTGCCAGTGGCCCTGGCTCCCACAGTAGTCTTGCTCCATTTGGACCATCCCGAGGCAAGGGTCTGGGCTCCTCCTTCGAAAGCTTTAGAATTAACATCCCAGGGAACACGGCACATGCCAGCAGGCTCCCAAACCCTGGCTTCTGTAACACTTTCCGGCCAGTTGACAATAAGGTCCAGCGTAAGGAGAACCCTTCGCCCCTTTTCTCAATCAAGAAAACCAAGCAGATAAAAAGTGAAATCTATGACCCTTTTGACCCCACAGGGTCAGATTCAAGCTCTCCCAGCAGCAGTCCTGAAAGGCTTGGTGCAAGCCTCCTGCCCTCCGAGATCACCCGCACCATCTCCGTGGACAGTCCAAAGATCCCAACCTTCCAGACTGTCCGCTGTGTGACCTCATACACAGTAGAGAATGTCTTTGGGTCAGGCTCTGAGCCATGCGATGGGCCTTCCTCTAGCCACCCTGAGCGGATCTCCACAGGCACATCTGACctggagaagatggaggaagaggaggagcccAGCAATAGCCCCTGTGCTTCCACCACAATACAACGGCGACTGTCAGAGCGGGAGCCTTTGGAAGCAGATGGGCGTGAGCGTCGCAGCACCTTCTTTGACTCAGAGGAGCGAACCGTGACCTGTGTGACCATCGAACCCACCTCACcctcagaggaggaggaggaagaggaccgGCCGCTAGCCACCACTCACAGAATTGTTGAGATTCATTCCCCTTCTCGGTCAGGCTCTAACTCAAGCTCACGCAGCCGCAAAAAAGCCAAGCGGAAAAAAACATCCACCAAGGAGTACAAGAAAACTCGGTCCCATTCTCGTTCACGGTCTCACTCCCGGGAGAGAAGTTCACGGTCCACCTCCTGGTCAGTCGAGGAGGACTATGCGAAAAAGCACCGGTTCAAGGCCAAGCCACGGAGGTCATCCAGTGACCGCTCCAGCAGCCACGACAGAGCCAAGAAGAAGCGAGCCAAGGACAAGagcaaggagaagaggaagggccCATGGTCCCGGGACCGCCGAAAGTCACGGTCACGCTCAGGGAGTCCTGGCAGTTCTTCTTACGAAGTGTGTGAGAGCCgcaaaaagaggaggaggaggtcgAGCTCCCGCGGCCGGGGCCGAGAGGGCTCACGATCCAGCAGCACTGAGAGAGCCCGGAGGCACAAGCATCGGAGACAGAAGAGCTTTGAACGCTacgagaaaaaggagaggagctCCCGGCCCCGAGACAGGAGGAGCTCCCGCTCACgatcaagggaaaggagaaaatggaggtccCGTTCTCCCTCGGCCTCCAGGTCTAGAGAGCACAAGAGGGCCAGATCCAGGGAAAAGCGGCCCCGCTCTCGTTCCCATTCCAGGGACAGGAAGCAGCCCGGGAAAGACACGTCTCCACCGCCTCTACAGGAGAAGGAGGCCAAGGCAGCTGAGGAGAGCAACCCCCCCAAGCTGTCAGTCCCAGGCCAGGCCGGTACCAGCCAGGTCGATGGGCCACAGGCCCCCCCAGCTACAGAAGAGATGGTGCCCGAAGCCGAAGCCCCAACCCAATCTGAGGCGCCCGAAGAGGTCATTGCTGATGACCTGGACTACGGGGAGACTGTGGAGGCGGAGCACATCTTTGACGACTTCTCCAGTGATGCAGTCTTCATTCAGTTGGATGATATGAGCTCCCCCCCTTCCCCGGAAAGCTCGGATTCCTCCCCTGAGAGGGGCTTCTTGCTTCCCCCAGCTCTGCCTGCGGGCAGTGGCCAGTGCAGCGTAAGCCTCGGACCAATCGCTGCTGCCAAATGCGAGGCTCCCCCTGAACCTCTAGCGCCCTCAGAGGGCCCCCCAGAGGAGGCCCTTCACTCCCAGGGCACCCTCGAGAACCAGGCTGGGGAGATGATGACGGTGGAAGAAGAGGAAGGCCCTGTGGTCAGTGAAGAGGTCATCGAGGCCACGGAATCTGAGATGGAAGTCGTTTCCCAAATCCCTTCGCTGAAATCGAAAGCTTTGGTGAAGAGGGTGACTTGGAACCTCCAGGAGGAAGAGGACAGCATAGTGGGCCCAGAGCCTGAGCCAA GGGCCCCGTTCTACAAGTTGCCAAGATCCCTGGAAGGGACCTGGAAAGCCGAGGATTCGAACTCCAGTCTAAATCAGGTGCAGTCCCGTGAGCCTCCTCCCACCAATTACATGGTCGCTGAGCCCATGTTTCCTGACCTAGATTGCTCTCAG GTTTACAGCCCCAACATGACTCTGCCCCCGACTCTGCCCCCGAGCTTGCCGCCCTACGCACCAGTCAGCCAGCCCACCGTCCGGTTTATCATGCAGGGCAGCCTGCCCCTTGTGGGCTGCGGGGCAGGACAGAGCCTGGCCCCAGAGCCAGCCATGCTGACTGCAGCCTCCGAGCCAGGCAGCCAGGCTCTGGCCTCAGGAGACGTGGACGAGAAGATTACACCCAAGCCTGCGGCGgctgagaaagcaaaaaatgaaGAG TACATGAAAAAGCTGCACGTGCAGGAGCGGGCAGTGGAGGAGGTGAAGCTGGCCATCAAGCCCTTCTACCAGAAGCGCGAGATCACCAAGGATGAGTATAAGGACATCCTGCGCAAAGCTGTGCAAAAG ATCTGTCACAGCAAAAGTGGGGAGATCAACCCCATGAAAGTGGCGAACCTGGTCAAGGCCTACGTGGAGAAGTACAAACACATGAGGAAACACAAGAAGGCAGCAGAGCCCGAAGAGGAGCCCCATGAAGCAGAGAACTGA